From the Neorhodopirellula lusitana genome, one window contains:
- a CDS encoding metallophosphoesterase family protein: protein MARYVIGDVHGCSKALRSMLETLKPGSGDEVILVGDYVDRGPNSKDVVDQLLTLQQCCELTVLRGNHEVMLQGVTMNDMDATTWIENGGNTTIASYGGSATKIPSNHLDFFQGLKRYHETETEIFVHAMYDPQQPIGEQSDELTYWTHLPKVVPAPHVSGKRIYMGHTPQPNGEILRRSHMVVVDTYCFGGGFLTALDLETDAIVQADRHGHVRRVPIEHLYLAALKCIDWLRGKGGESEGG, encoded by the coding sequence ATGGCACGTTATGTGATCGGCGATGTGCATGGATGCAGCAAGGCGCTGCGTTCGATGCTGGAAACACTGAAGCCCGGGTCGGGCGATGAAGTGATTTTGGTGGGTGACTATGTCGACCGCGGCCCAAATTCAAAAGATGTCGTCGACCAGTTGCTGACGTTACAGCAGTGCTGCGAACTGACCGTTCTGCGTGGCAATCACGAAGTCATGCTGCAAGGCGTGACGATGAACGACATGGACGCGACGACTTGGATCGAAAACGGAGGGAACACGACCATCGCTAGTTACGGTGGTTCGGCCACGAAGATCCCGTCGAATCACTTGGACTTCTTTCAGGGTCTCAAGCGGTATCACGAAACCGAGACTGAAATCTTCGTGCACGCGATGTACGACCCTCAGCAACCCATCGGCGAGCAGAGTGATGAGTTGACCTATTGGACTCATTTGCCGAAAGTTGTACCGGCACCGCACGTCAGTGGGAAGCGAATTTACATGGGCCACACGCCGCAGCCGAACGGAGAAATTCTTCGCCGTTCGCACATGGTTGTCGTGGACACGTACTGTTTCGGCGGCGGCTTCTTGACGGCCCTGGATCTCGAGACGGACGCCATTGTCCAGGCCGACCGGCACGGGCATGTCCGCCGCGTCCCGATCGAGCATCTGTATCTCGCCGCCCTCAAGTGCATTGACTGGTTACGCGGGAAGGGCGGGGAGTCCGAGGGTGGCTAG
- a CDS encoding TraR/DksA family transcriptional regulator produces MPRQETLKKLRITLVRRRDALRRALAGDLSLLRELHQQKTGDPLDAAADTVQDELNSQLVEVEARELAAIEEAIDKFETGNYGDCEDCGKPIPLNRLKALPYASECIECKRKSELGDSGEGTKTPWNRMYDMTEADSL; encoded by the coding sequence ATGCCCCGACAAGAAACACTCAAAAAGCTTCGCATCACGTTAGTCCGGCGTCGCGATGCACTTCGCAGAGCTTTGGCGGGTGACCTCAGTCTCCTCCGGGAACTGCACCAACAAAAAACGGGCGACCCGCTCGATGCCGCCGCCGACACGGTCCAAGACGAACTGAATAGCCAGTTGGTCGAGGTCGAGGCCCGCGAATTGGCCGCGATCGAAGAAGCGATCGATAAGTTCGAGACCGGCAACTACGGCGATTGTGAAGATTGCGGTAAGCCAATCCCGCTGAACCGGTTGAAGGCACTGCCCTACGCCAGCGAGTGCATTGAGTGCAAACGCAAGTCCGAACTCGGTGATTCCGGCGAAGGCACCAAGACACCTTGGAATCGCATGTACGACATGACCGAAGCGGATTCCCTG
- a CDS encoding YqgE/AlgH family protein — protein MDQPNKGAEAQNCTGCFLVASPYLADGHFFRSVVFIVRHTDEGAFGVVINRVSDQRFSDAVEMSDPSWAKSSKKSKPGATSNAEADAPADASASIDRDLIHLGGPVEGPLIALHEVAGIGEPCGVPGNPDQPHGTETILNDHPAEAFGSMSIQYANAPAWMTTDEDHLRILFRREDARLKFIVGYSGWGKGQLEDELKAGGWLVTPAESDSIFDGDGDIWEKLVKRCGHAILKDLRPDLSLPAESEAFDPGLN, from the coding sequence ATGGATCAGCCAAATAAGGGTGCCGAAGCACAGAACTGCACCGGGTGCTTTTTAGTTGCGTCGCCCTATCTTGCCGACGGCCATTTTTTTCGGTCAGTCGTCTTCATCGTGCGGCATACCGATGAGGGTGCCTTCGGGGTTGTGATTAATCGCGTCAGTGACCAGCGGTTCAGTGACGCGGTTGAAATGTCGGACCCGTCTTGGGCTAAATCATCAAAAAAGTCGAAACCAGGGGCGACGTCGAACGCGGAAGCCGACGCGCCCGCTGATGCATCGGCGTCCATTGATCGAGACCTGATTCACTTAGGCGGGCCAGTCGAAGGTCCTTTAATCGCGCTGCACGAAGTTGCTGGGATTGGGGAGCCTTGTGGTGTTCCCGGCAATCCGGATCAGCCGCACGGCACGGAAACGATTCTGAACGACCATCCCGCGGAAGCGTTCGGTTCGATGTCGATTCAGTATGCCAATGCTCCCGCGTGGATGACGACCGATGAAGATCATTTGCGGATCTTGTTTCGCCGTGAAGACGCGCGGCTGAAATTCATTGTTGGGTATTCAGGTTGGGGCAAGGGACAGCTCGAGGACGAATTGAAGGCGGGCGGTTGGTTGGTCACGCCGGCTGAATCGGATTCCATTTTTGATGGCGATGGGGACATTTGGGAAAAGCTGGTGAAGCGATGTGGCCATGCGATTTTGAAAGACCTTCGTCCCGATTTGTCATTGCCCGCCGAGAGCGAAGCCTTTGACCCGGGGCTGAATTAG
- a CDS encoding ketoacyl-ACP synthase III: protein MPHAQIGPIAVHLPPRVEHNDTLQEQFPSWDLNLIAEKTGIQQRHIADPGVTSADLAVAAATDLFERENIDPASIDFVLLCTQTPDYPLPTTACLVQDRLGLPTRCGAVDFNLGCSGFVYGLAMADGLMQSGAAKRVLLLTAETYSKYIDDGDRSLRTIFGDAAAATLLTAEEKPSLSAFQFGSDGSGADMLIVGDGGARPPEDAIRPRHRKRWKSRLYMDGPSLINFTVDAIPRLVKEILEVDGYSDDDVHRYLMHQATWKMLDQLRLRMDVDDARLPIDMADIGNTVSCTLPILIDRLRRKGELNRDVAGDKLNVLVGFGVGLSWAGCLWRDHYQAT from the coding sequence GTGCCTCACGCTCAAATTGGTCCTATCGCGGTTCATCTGCCTCCCCGGGTGGAGCATAACGATACGCTTCAAGAACAGTTCCCGTCCTGGGACCTGAATCTGATTGCTGAAAAAACAGGCATCCAGCAGCGGCATATTGCCGACCCGGGTGTCACGTCGGCGGATCTTGCCGTGGCTGCCGCAACCGATCTGTTTGAACGCGAGAATATCGATCCTGCATCGATTGATTTTGTCTTGCTGTGCACTCAAACGCCCGACTATCCCCTGCCGACGACAGCCTGCCTGGTGCAAGACCGCTTGGGTTTGCCGACGCGGTGTGGTGCGGTGGATTTCAATCTAGGGTGCAGCGGTTTTGTCTACGGGCTGGCAATGGCCGATGGGCTGATGCAAAGCGGCGCCGCCAAACGTGTGCTGCTGCTGACCGCGGAAACATACAGTAAATACATCGACGACGGTGACCGTAGCCTGCGAACCATTTTTGGTGACGCGGCGGCGGCAACGCTGTTGACGGCGGAAGAGAAGCCTAGTCTGTCCGCATTCCAATTTGGTAGCGATGGCAGCGGAGCGGATATGTTGATCGTCGGTGACGGCGGAGCTCGTCCGCCCGAGGATGCGATCCGTCCGCGACACCGCAAACGCTGGAAGAGCCGTTTGTACATGGACGGCCCCAGCCTGATTAACTTCACCGTCGATGCGATTCCGCGATTGGTGAAGGAAATTCTGGAAGTCGATGGCTACAGCGATGACGACGTCCACCGCTATCTGATGCACCAAGCGACCTGGAAGATGCTCGACCAGTTGCGTTTGCGGATGGACGTCGATGACGCTCGTTTGCCGATTGACATGGCAGACATCGGCAACACGGTTTCCTGCACATTACCGATCCTGATTGATCGCCTGCGCCGCAAGGGTGAGTTGAATCGCGACGTGGCGGGCGACAAGTTGAATGTGTTGGTGGGTTTCGGTGTCGGCCTTTCTTGGGCAGGGTGTTTGTGGCGTGATCATTACCAGGCGACCTGA
- a CDS encoding matrixin family metalloprotease produces MFGSSSTRRQKAKRRRLMAEPLEARRVLAASLGWDGPGLGSAELTYYIANSPDSLTQAETDAAIETALNAWASAADITFTQTDQSGQRDSIDITFTNIDGVAGTLAQAYFPDDVNPARIAGDIEFDISEAWEVGNSLGNRAFDLVYVAVHELGHSLGLDHTDSVASVLTPFVSANQAFTTLSAIDAAAVQEVYAAAVTDTPVETPTDEETTDETPTEETPTDELPTEETPTEETPTNSDDDHDHSDTDVDDTDTGDTDDDPFPRWRWRRGGNWHRWGGRLDAEVTFQNYINPTDVNADGNTSALDALMVINQLNSSSTLGEEQDLLGLCDTNGDGSITAIDALTVINAMNEGESLASITTANAEAEETELADTDTLDTDTLETDTEEPETEELDETVPDESLEDDTTLDDTEEATDETPEENSEETSDEADTTDTAEETDEPTDDSSIDDGGLVDETEVTETDTEETDTEETDTEETDTTDEEHCLDEPQSGSGVFHVGVFRNDAESLVTRLDTNDDAALAEDEVSERLWAKLLELEVDTDADGLVSIAELEAAALAARQAAFDAKDADADGLLVETEVNERFWDKIAEADTDVDGGVSFTELDTFLAEQDFGGNRSGRSRFRGRSHHDHQQSADEVFASMGRDESSSFTRAHSRSGR; encoded by the coding sequence ATGTTCGGATCCAGCTCGACTCGTCGCCAAAAAGCCAAACGCCGACGCTTGATGGCAGAGCCACTGGAAGCACGCCGCGTGCTGGCCGCCAGCCTTGGATGGGATGGACCAGGACTGGGCAGCGCGGAACTGACGTATTACATCGCCAACTCCCCCGACTCGCTCACCCAAGCTGAGACCGACGCCGCGATCGAAACGGCCCTGAACGCGTGGGCCAGTGCAGCCGATATCACGTTCACGCAAACCGACCAATCGGGACAACGCGACTCGATCGACATCACCTTCACCAATATTGATGGCGTCGCTGGCACGCTCGCCCAGGCTTACTTCCCCGACGACGTGAACCCAGCACGTATCGCGGGTGATATCGAGTTCGACATTTCCGAAGCTTGGGAGGTCGGCAATTCACTGGGCAACCGGGCGTTCGATCTGGTCTACGTTGCCGTTCACGAACTCGGCCACTCCCTGGGGCTCGATCACACCGATTCGGTCGCCAGCGTGCTCACCCCATTTGTTTCAGCCAACCAAGCCTTCACCACACTCAGCGCCATCGACGCCGCGGCGGTCCAGGAAGTCTACGCCGCCGCAGTAACGGACACGCCTGTCGAGACGCCCACTGACGAAGAAACAACAGACGAAACCCCCACCGAAGAAACGCCGACGGACGAGTTACCGACTGAAGAGACGCCCACCGAAGAGACTCCCACCAACAGCGACGATGACCACGACCACTCTGACACCGACGTGGACGACACTGACACCGGCGACACGGACGACGATCCGTTCCCACGCTGGCGTTGGCGCCGAGGCGGCAACTGGCATCGCTGGGGTGGACGCCTCGATGCCGAAGTGACGTTCCAAAACTACATCAACCCCACGGACGTGAATGCCGATGGCAACACCTCGGCTCTCGACGCGTTGATGGTGATCAACCAACTCAACAGTTCGTCCACCCTCGGTGAAGAACAAGACCTACTGGGTCTGTGCGACACCAACGGGGATGGATCGATCACGGCAATCGATGCGTTGACCGTGATCAATGCCATGAACGAAGGCGAATCACTGGCGTCGATCACGACCGCCAACGCCGAGGCAGAGGAAACGGAACTAGCGGACACAGACACGCTCGACACAGACACGCTGGAAACGGACACCGAAGAACCCGAGACAGAGGAACTTGACGAAACCGTTCCCGATGAGTCGCTAGAAGACGACACCACTCTCGACGACACGGAAGAAGCTACAGACGAGACGCCAGAAGAAAATTCAGAAGAGACCTCGGACGAAGCAGACACGACCGACACTGCCGAGGAAACCGACGAACCGACCGACGACAGTTCGATCGACGACGGTGGCCTGGTCGACGAGACCGAAGTCACAGAAACAGATACAGAAGAAACAGACACCGAAGAAACAGACACCGAAGAAACCGATACGACGGACGAGGAGCACTGTCTCGACGAACCGCAGTCAGGCTCGGGTGTCTTCCATGTTGGAGTGTTCCGGAACGACGCCGAGTCGCTGGTCACTCGGTTGGATACCAACGACGATGCTGCGTTAGCGGAAGACGAAGTGTCCGAACGACTCTGGGCGAAACTGCTAGAACTGGAAGTCGACACAGATGCAGACGGCTTGGTCAGCATCGCGGAACTGGAAGCGGCAGCCCTGGCGGCACGGCAAGCCGCATTCGATGCCAAAGACGCCGACGCCGACGGCTTGCTGGTCGAAACGGAAGTCAACGAACGATTCTGGGACAAGATCGCTGAAGCCGACACCGACGTGGACGGCGGTGTCTCGTTCACCGAACTCGACACCTTCCTGGCCGAACAAGATTTCGGCGGCAACCGATCAGGCCGAAGCCGATTCCGCGGTCGTTCCCATCACGATCACCAGCAGTCCGCCGATGAGGTATTCGCATCGATGGGTCGCGATGAATCATCGAGCTTCACTCGCGCCCACTCGCGATCAGGCCGCTAG
- a CDS encoding UDP-glucuronic acid decarboxylase family protein, whose product MIERILVTGGAGFLGSHICERLVDQGHDVICLDNFFTSQKTNVAHLLERPNFELIRHDITLPIHLEVDQIYNMACPAAPGHYQYNPIKTIKTSVLGSINMLGIAKRCGARILQASTSEVYGDPEQHPQTESYRGNVNPIGIRACYDEGKRVAETLFMDYHRSNKVDIRLVRIFNTYGPRMHPYDGRVVSTFIRQAIAGDDITLFGDGEQTRSFCFRDDLVDAIIGMMNQDGFVGPVNIGNPVEFTIRELAEKVIALCDSKSKLAFEPLPADDPTRRRPDISLAKEKLGWDPGIKLDEGLKHTIDWFKTIRLEDYRPPTPNYS is encoded by the coding sequence ATGATCGAACGAATTCTCGTCACCGGCGGTGCCGGTTTCCTCGGATCGCACATCTGCGAACGACTCGTTGACCAAGGCCACGACGTCATCTGCCTCGATAATTTTTTCACCAGCCAAAAGACCAACGTCGCCCACTTGCTTGAACGCCCTAACTTCGAGCTGATCCGGCACGACATCACCCTGCCGATTCACCTGGAAGTGGACCAGATTTACAACATGGCGTGCCCCGCCGCCCCGGGACACTACCAATACAACCCGATCAAAACGATCAAAACCAGCGTTCTGGGCTCCATCAACATGCTCGGCATCGCCAAGCGATGTGGCGCCCGAATCCTGCAGGCGAGCACGTCGGAAGTGTACGGCGACCCCGAACAGCATCCCCAAACCGAATCCTATCGCGGCAACGTCAATCCGATCGGGATTCGTGCCTGTTACGACGAGGGCAAACGGGTCGCGGAAACGTTGTTCATGGACTACCACCGGTCCAACAAAGTCGACATCCGCTTGGTACGCATCTTCAATACCTACGGCCCCCGGATGCACCCGTACGACGGTCGAGTTGTTTCGACCTTTATCCGCCAAGCGATCGCAGGCGACGACATCACGCTCTTCGGCGACGGCGAGCAAACCCGATCGTTCTGCTTCCGCGACGACCTCGTGGACGCCATCATCGGGATGATGAACCAAGACGGATTCGTGGGCCCGGTGAACATCGGCAACCCAGTCGAATTCACGATCCGAGAATTGGCCGAAAAAGTCATCGCCCTGTGCGACTCAAAAAGCAAACTGGCCTTTGAACCGCTGCCAGCGGACGACCCGACCCGCCGCCGGCCAGACATTTCGCTCGCCAAGGAAAAACTGGGCTGGGACCCGGGCATCAAGCTCGACGAAGGCCTGAAGCACACGATCGACTGGTTCAAAACCATTCGCCTGGAAGACTACCGGCCGCCAACGCCGAACTACAGCTAA